The following nucleotide sequence is from Azoarcus sp. CIB.
GTTGCGCGGCGGGGCGGGCGCGCGAATCGCCGTCGCGCTGACGCCGCTGGTCGCCGCGACGGTGCTGCCGCGCGTGCTGGCCGAATTCCGCCGCATCCAGCCCGATGCCGCACTGAGTCTGGAAGAGGGGCTGCTGACGAACGTGGTGCCCGGCATCACCGAAGGGCGCCTGGATTTCGCGGTGGCGCTGGCCAATGCGCAGGATCTTCCCTATGAGGTGGATTTCGAGCCGCTCGCGCAGATCCCGGCCTCGCCCGCGGGCCGCATCGGCCATCCGCTCGCCGCGGTGCGCACCTGGGCGGAACTGCGCGGCGCGAGCTGGGTGCTGAACCTGACCGGGGCGAGCCAGGGCAGCCACCTCGTGAACTGGCTGGTGGCCAACGGCATCGACGTGCCGGCCAACACCGTGCGTTGCGCGTCGCCCACGCTGATGCTGGAGCTCATGCGGCGAACCGACCACATCGGTTTCGGCCCGACGGTGCTGATACGTGATCCCATCTTCGGCGCCGGGCTGCAGGAGTTCGCCGTCGAGCCGCTGCCACCGCCGATGTCGCTCGGCATCCTGAGCCTGCGCGGCGTGCCCCTGAGCGTCGCGGCGCGGCCGCTGGCGGCGCTATTCGCCCGCCATCTGCGCGCCTGACGATGCCGATCCGCTACCGCGCGCGCCGTCGGACGTGGCGAAGCTGCTCGTGATGTAGTCCGCGAGGCAGCGCACCGCCTCGGTCGCGCTTTCCGGCCGCTCGTACAGCCGCACGTCGAGTTCGCCCATCACGGGGAAGCCGTCGCGCTCGCCCAGCGCCCGCACCCCTTCGGGCACGGTGCTGCCGGCGAGCAGGGTCACCCCCAGGCCGGCACGCACGGCGGCGATGATGCCGCTGTAGCTGGAGCTCATGTAGGCGATGCGCCAGGGGCGCTGCTGGCGGCCGAGCGTCTGCAGCACGCGGTTGCGGTAGATGCACGGCGGCGGCGCGACCACCAGCGACAGCGGTCGCTGCGTGTGGCGCTCATGGTCGAGGCTGGTGATCCACACCAGCTGCTCGGTGAGCACCTTGGCGCCGCCGCGCTCTTCGGGGTCGTCGTGCAGGGCGATCACGAGGTCGAATTCGCCTTTCTCCTGCCGCGCGAGCAGGTTCTTGCTCAGGTCGCAGGTCACTTCGAGCATCACGCCCGGATGCGACTGCGCGAACTTGCCGAGGATCACCGGCAGCAGCGACGCCGTGTATTCATGCGGCGCACCCAGGCGCACGCTGCCGGCGACCTTGGGCCGGCGCAGGCTGCTCACCGCCTCGTCGTTCAGCGCCAGCATCCGCCGCGCGTAACCGGCCAGCGTCGCCCCTTCCTCGGTGAGCTTCACGCGGTGCGTGCCGCGCACGAACAACGGTGCGTCCAGCATCTCTTCCAGGCGCCTGATCTGCAGGCTCACGGCGGACTGCGTGCGTCCGACGATCTCGCCCGCGCGGGTGAAGCTGCCCGTCTCCACGGCCTTCAGGAAGGTGCGCAGCAGTTCGGTGGGGATGTTTTGCATTGTGCACCGTTCATTTGTGCGATTAATGATTTCATTTCAACTATCAAATTCACTCATGTCAACCGGTTGATAACATTCGTGCCGTCACTGAAGCAGACCCTTGCATCAACCCACACGAACCTGGAGACCTCATGAGCACGATCAAATTCACCGAAGACCACGAGTGGCTGCGCGTCGAGGGCGACGTCGTCACGGTCGGCATCACCGACTACGCGCAGAACGCGCTGGGCGACATCGTCTTCGTGCAGCTGCCGGACGTCGGCGCGAGCTTTGCGGCCGGCGACGAAGCCGCGGTCATCGAATCGGTGAAAGCCGCCGGCGAACTGAAGATGCCGCTGGCCGGCACCGTCGTCGAAGTCAACGGCGCACTGGCCGACGCGCCCGCGACGGTCAATGAAGACCCGATGGGCGAGGGCTGGTTCATCCGCGTCCGCCTCGACGATCCGTCCGCGCTGTCCGGGCTGCTCGACCAGGCTGCCTACGACAAGCTGACTGCCTGATCGATCATCTTCCGGAAACTGCCCAAGCCATGAACATGAACGACACCCGCTTCCCCGCGACGCTCGCGCAACTCGAGCAGCGCGATGATTTCGTCGGCCGCCATGTCGGCCCGGATGTGACCGAAACGCAGGCGATGCTTGCCGCGCTAGGTCTCGATTCGCTCGACCAGCTCATCGACAAGGTGATCCCGGCTTCGATCCTGTCGCCCTCGCCCCTCTC
It contains:
- the gcvH gene encoding glycine cleavage system protein GcvH is translated as MSTIKFTEDHEWLRVEGDVVTVGITDYAQNALGDIVFVQLPDVGASFAAGDEAAVIESVKAAGELKMPLAGTVVEVNGALADAPATVNEDPMGEGWFIRVRLDDPSALSGLLDQAAYDKLTA
- a CDS encoding LysR substrate-binding domain-containing protein, with the protein product MKDHQLKALVQVADAGSIRAAARAMHLSQSALTKALRELEEDVGAELLTRSYKGVVFTPAGHALLVRARLALATLEKAREEVRLLRGGAGARIAVALTPLVAATVLPRVLAEFRRIQPDAALSLEEGLLTNVVPGITEGRLDFAVALANAQDLPYEVDFEPLAQIPASPAGRIGHPLAAVRTWAELRGASWVLNLTGASQGSHLVNWLVANGIDVPANTVRCASPTLMLELMRRTDHIGFGPTVLIRDPIFGAGLQEFAVEPLPPPMSLGILSLRGVPLSVAARPLAALFARHLRA
- a CDS encoding LysR substrate-binding domain-containing protein, whose product is MQNIPTELLRTFLKAVETGSFTRAGEIVGRTQSAVSLQIRRLEEMLDAPLFVRGTHRVKLTEEGATLAGYARRMLALNDEAVSSLRRPKVAGSVRLGAPHEYTASLLPVILGKFAQSHPGVMLEVTCDLSKNLLARQEKGEFDLVIALHDDPEERGGAKVLTEQLVWITSLDHERHTQRPLSLVVAPPPCIYRNRVLQTLGRQQRPWRIAYMSSSYSGIIAAVRAGLGVTLLAGSTVPEGVRALGERDGFPVMGELDVRLYERPESATEAVRCLADYITSSFATSDGARGSGSASSGAQMAGE